In Methanobacterium sp., the genomic window GAAGACTGGTATTTCATAGTTATATCATCTTTAATCTTCTTTTTAGCCATAATTGTATCGATATGGGACTTTATTTTTATTGGGAAGATTAATTTTGGCATTATAAATGTTTTAGGACTAATTCTATTTTTAATAGGCTTAACAATTCGTTTAATTGGAAAAAGAACGTTGGGAAAATATTATTCATATGCTTTGAAAACATCACCAGATCATGAACTCATTCAAAAGGGTCTTTATAGGTATATCAGGCATCCTATTTATCTTGCAGTTATAATAT contains:
- a CDS encoding isoprenylcysteine carboxylmethyltransferase family protein translates to EDWYFIVISSLIFFLAIIVSIWDFIFIGKINFGIINVLGLILFLIGLTIRLIGKRTLGKYYSYALKTSPDHELIQKGLYRYIRHPIYLAVIIYGLGVPLFFSSLAGFILMLGLIPLILYRIKIEEKMLLGEFGEEYEEYMKKSKKIIPFLY